The DNA window ACGCCCAGTTCCCTGCCGACCGCGCCGAACGCCTCCACCGCGCGGTCGATGTGGGCGCTGGAATGCGCCGCCGACATCTGGGTGCGGATTCGCGCCTGGCCCTTCGGCACCACGGGGAACGAGAAGCCGATGACATAGATGCCGCGCTTCAACATGCGTGCCGCCATTTCCTGCGCCAATGTCGCCTCGCCCAGCATCACCGGAATGATCGGATGATCGGCACCGGCCAGCGTGAAGCCGAGCTTGCCCATCTGCGACCTGAACCGCGCCGCATTGGCATATAGGCGTTCGCGCAAGGCGTCGCCATTGCGGATCAGGTCGAACACCTTGATCGAGGCGCCGGCGATCGCCGGCATAAGCGTGTTGGAAAAGAGATAGGGCCGCGAGCGCTGGCGCAGCCAGTCGACCACCTGGCTCTTGCTGGAGGTGTAGCCACCGGAAGCGCCGCCGAGCGCCTTGCCCAGCGTGCCGGTGATGATGTCGACCCTGCCTTCGACGCCGCAGTGCTCGGCCGAGCCGCGGCCATTCTTGCCGACGAAGCCGACCGCATGGCTGTCGTCGACCATGACCATCGCATCGTATTTGTCGGCAAGGTCGCAGACGCCTTTCAGGTTGGCGATGATGCCGTCCATCGAGAACACGCCGTCGGTGGCGATCAGTCGGAAGCGGCAATCCTTCGCCTCCTTCAATCGCGCTTCGAGATCGGCCATGTCGTTGTTGGCGTAGCGGAAGCGCTTGGCCTTGGACAGCCTGACGCCATCGATGATCGAGGCGTGGTTCAGCGCATCCGAAATGATCGCGTCTTCCTCTCCAAGCAGCGTCTCGAACAGTCCGCCATTGGCGTCGAAACAGGAGCCGTAGAGGATGGTGTCTTCCAGGCCGAGGAAGGAGGAAATCGTCGCCTCGAGCTGCTTGTGTTCCTCCTGCGTGCCGCAGATGAAGCGCACCGAGGCCATGCCGTAGCCGTAGCGATCAAGCGCCTGCGTAGCCGCCTTTCGCAGGTCGGCGCTGTCGGCAAGGCCGAGATAGTTGTTGGCGCAGAAGTTCAGCACTTTCTCGCCGCCGACCTCGATCTGCGCCGACTGCATCGAGGAAATCACCCGCTCTGATTTGTAGAGCCCGGCTGATTTCAGCCCTGCAAGCTCATTGTCGATATGGGAGAGAAATGCTGCGGTCATGATCAGGCCTCGTTTGACGTGCGCAGACTGTCGTCCCGCTTGCGCAAAAAATCCATCGCAAAAGCGACCGGGTCGGGTGGTCGGACAGCATCAACCGGGGCGCGACTGGCATCGCCCGAGCGGCCGTTCGATAGCGTACGCGACAAGCAATGCTCAAATGCAGGGCGGCGGCGAAAGGAGCCGATAACCATTTAGCGATCTTCCCGGCTCTCCCCTTGCCGGGCCGGCTGTCGATTTCCAATCCTGTTAACGTTTGTGGCTCAATGGTGACCATACAGGAATCCGTTGGCGAGAGGGCCGCCCCCGAAAATGTCGCAGCAGCCGGTGCAAACCGTTTCAGGCAAGCTCATACTGCTGATCAAGGCTGGCTACTGGCTGGCGCTGTTGATCATTGCCACCATGGTGGCAGCCTCCTTCGTCCTGCTGCAGCAGACGATTGCCACGCAGCAGCACAACCACACCTTGCTCGATATCGTCGGCACGCAGAAGACATTGTCGCAGCGCATCGTCTTCCTTGCCAGCGCAACGGGTGCCGCGTCGCGCGACAAGCAGCCGGCGCTGGTCAGCGCGCTCAAGCAAGCCACGGCGGAGTTCGAGACCAATTACGATCTGCTGCTCAAGCAGACGGGCGCAGATCCGCAATCGCCGGCCAAGCTCGATGCGAAGTCGATCGAGAGCGTGCTTTTCGCCAAGCCCTTCCATCTCGACTATTTCTCGGTTGGGCT is part of the Mesorhizobium loti genome and encodes:
- a CDS encoding glycine C-acetyltransferase — protein: MTAAFLSHIDNELAGLKSAGLYKSERVISSMQSAQIEVGGEKVLNFCANNYLGLADSADLRKAATQALDRYGYGMASVRFICGTQEEHKQLEATISSFLGLEDTILYGSCFDANGGLFETLLGEEDAIISDALNHASIIDGVRLSKAKRFRYANNDMADLEARLKEAKDCRFRLIATDGVFSMDGIIANLKGVCDLADKYDAMVMVDDSHAVGFVGKNGRGSAEHCGVEGRVDIITGTLGKALGGASGGYTSSKSQVVDWLRQRSRPYLFSNTLMPAIAGASIKVFDLIRNGDALRERLYANAARFRSQMGKLGFTLAGADHPIIPVMLGEATLAQEMAARMLKRGIYVIGFSFPVVPKGQARIRTQMSAAHSSAHIDRAVEAFGAVGRELGVIS